Proteins encoded in a region of the Methylobacterium radiotolerans JCM 2831 genome:
- a CDS encoding CsbD family protein encodes MVDTDRIVGGAKEAVGKVQGSAGDFVGSNRDSVEGRFREAQGQAQNVYGQVKDKARDIADRAGDYASDAYERAGDVAGDVYERSGSYLRDGRTAVGARVEENPLVALLIAGAVGYGLALLVHGRR; translated from the coding sequence ATGGTTGATACGGATCGGATCGTCGGCGGCGCCAAGGAGGCCGTCGGCAAGGTTCAGGGCTCGGCCGGTGATTTCGTGGGCTCCAACCGCGACTCGGTCGAGGGACGTTTCCGCGAGGCCCAGGGCCAGGCTCAGAACGTCTACGGCCAGGTGAAGGACAAGGCCCGTGACATCGCCGACCGGGCCGGTGACTACGCGAGCGACGCCTACGAGCGCGCCGGCGACGTGGCGGGGGACGTCTACGAGCGAAGCGGTTCGTACCTGCGCGACGGGCGCACCGCCGTCGGCGCCCGGGTGGAGGAGAACCCCTTGGTCGCGCTGCTAATCGCGGGCGCGGTCGGCTACGGCCTCGCCCTGCTGGTCCACGGTCGCCGCTGA
- a CDS encoding transglutaminase-like domain-containing protein, producing the protein MRIRLGCEMRYAFPYPVPMVVMLNVHPSRAAALEAPDALRTDPPVPVTIYRDGFGNLCGRLTAPAGNFTIGTDAAIRDSGMPDPVHPEAAQHAIEELPPETIVFLLPSRYCESDLLADEAWRLFGHTEPGWARVQAVCDFVHAHIAFGYEFAHRDRTAMDAYAGGRGVCRDFTHLAVAFCRALNVPTRYCTGYISFIGEPEPHPAGDFAAWMEVYLGGGWHVFDPRNNSPRIGRVMVAYGRDAADVPLTHTFGPNPLVGFRVWADRIDHLDASGDAPVMPEEPLPPQSMATRTG; encoded by the coding sequence ATGCGGATCAGGCTCGGCTGCGAGATGCGCTACGCCTTCCCCTACCCGGTGCCCATGGTGGTGATGCTCAACGTGCATCCCTCCAGGGCGGCCGCCCTGGAGGCGCCCGACGCGCTCCGGACCGATCCGCCCGTCCCGGTGACGATCTATCGCGACGGCTTCGGCAACCTGTGCGGCCGCCTGACCGCGCCCGCCGGCAACTTCACCATCGGGACCGACGCCGCGATCCGCGACAGCGGCATGCCCGATCCGGTCCACCCGGAGGCCGCGCAGCACGCGATCGAGGAGCTGCCGCCCGAGACGATCGTGTTCCTGCTCCCCAGCCGCTACTGCGAGTCCGACCTCCTGGCCGACGAGGCGTGGCGTCTCTTCGGCCATACCGAGCCGGGCTGGGCCCGGGTGCAGGCGGTCTGCGACTTCGTCCACGCCCACATCGCGTTCGGCTACGAGTTCGCCCACCGCGACCGCACGGCCATGGACGCCTACGCGGGCGGGCGCGGTGTCTGCCGGGACTTCACCCACCTGGCGGTCGCGTTCTGCCGCGCCCTCAACGTCCCGACCCGGTACTGCACCGGCTACATCAGCTTCATCGGCGAGCCCGAGCCGCACCCGGCGGGCGACTTCGCGGCCTGGATGGAGGTCTATCTCGGTGGAGGCTGGCACGTGTTCGACCCGCGCAACAACAGCCCGCGGATCGGCCGCGTCATGGTCGCGTACGGCCGCGACGCCGCGGACGTGCCGCTGACCCACACGTTCGGACCCAATCCCCTCGTGGGCTTCCGGGTCTGGGCCGACCGGATCGACCACCTCGACGCGTCCGGCGACGCGCCGGTAATGCCGGAGGAACCCCTGCCGCCGCAGAGCATGGCGACCCGGACGGGGTGA
- a CDS encoding sensor histidine kinase → MNAPDPALARALRKDPPRSGPRRLWKRVSRAIGDVLPKGLYARSLIIIIAPVVLLQSVIAYTFMERHWQLVTKRLSAAVTADVAALIDIYESYPQDKDAETLSRIAGERLNLDLDILKGAKLPPPGPRPFFSILDEALSDEIKRQIRRPFWIDTVGRSNLIEIRVAIPDGVMRITARRSQAYASNSHIFLVWMIGSSLVLLGVAILFLRNQIKPILRLAAVAEGFGKGREIEFRPRGAREVRQAGHAFIEMKRRIERAMEQRTTMLNGVSHDLRTILTRFRLSLALIEQTEEIEDLSRDVDEMSRMLEGYLAFARGDSAEPATPTDMRALLEDLRTDVERLGAHVSAVDLVGAPEVTVRPGAFQRCLFNLAANAVRYGETVAISGRLEARAFLVSIDDDGPGIPAESREDVFKPFVRLDDARQDAGGSGLGLSIARDIARAHGGDITLHDSPLGGLRATVRVPA, encoded by the coding sequence ATGAACGCCCCGGATCCCGCCCTCGCCCGGGCGCTCCGGAAGGACCCGCCGCGCTCGGGCCCGCGCCGCCTGTGGAAGCGCGTCAGCCGGGCGATCGGCGACGTCCTGCCGAAGGGCCTCTACGCCCGCTCGCTGATCATCATCATCGCGCCGGTCGTCCTGCTCCAGTCGGTGATCGCCTACACCTTCATGGAGCGGCACTGGCAGCTCGTGACCAAGCGGCTGTCGGCGGCGGTGACCGCGGACGTCGCGGCGCTGATCGACATCTACGAGAGCTACCCGCAGGACAAGGACGCCGAGACCCTCTCGCGCATCGCCGGGGAGCGGCTGAACCTCGACCTCGACATCCTCAAGGGCGCCAAGCTGCCGCCCCCGGGCCCGCGGCCGTTCTTCTCGATCCTCGACGAGGCCCTGTCCGACGAGATCAAGCGCCAGATCCGCAGACCCTTCTGGATCGACACGGTCGGCCGCTCGAACCTGATCGAGATCCGCGTGGCGATCCCCGACGGGGTGATGCGCATCACCGCCCGGCGCAGCCAGGCCTACGCGTCGAACTCGCACATCTTCCTCGTGTGGATGATCGGCTCGTCGCTGGTGCTGCTCGGCGTCGCGATCCTGTTCCTGCGCAACCAGATCAAGCCGATCCTGCGGCTCGCCGCCGTGGCGGAGGGCTTCGGCAAGGGGCGGGAGATCGAGTTCCGGCCCCGCGGCGCCCGCGAGGTGCGTCAGGCCGGTCACGCCTTCATCGAGATGAAGCGGCGCATCGAGCGGGCGATGGAGCAGCGCACCACGATGCTGAACGGCGTCAGCCACGACCTGCGCACCATCCTGACCCGCTTCCGCCTGTCCCTGGCGCTGATCGAGCAGACCGAGGAGATCGAGGATCTCAGCCGCGACGTCGACGAGATGAGCCGGATGCTGGAGGGCTACCTCGCCTTCGCGCGGGGCGATTCGGCCGAGCCCGCGACCCCCACCGACATGCGCGCCCTGCTGGAGGACCTGCGGACCGACGTCGAGCGCCTCGGTGCCCACGTCTCCGCGGTCGATCTCGTCGGCGCGCCCGAGGTCACGGTCCGGCCGGGCGCCTTCCAGCGGTGCCTGTTCAATCTCGCGGCCAACGCCGTCCGCTACGGCGAGACGGTGGCGATCTCCGGCCGGCTGGAGGCCCGCGCCTTCCTCGTCTCGATCGACGATGACGGGCCCGGCATCCCGGCGGAGAGCCGCGAGGACGTGTTCAAGCCGTTCGTGCGGCTCGACGACGCCCGCCAGGATGCCGGCGGCTCCGGGCTGGGCCTGTCGATCGCCCGGGACATCGCCCGCGCCCACGGCGGCGACATAACCCTGCACGACAGCCCGCTCGGCGGCCTGCGGGCCACCGTCCGGGTTCCGGCCTGA
- a CDS encoding 3-hydroxybutyrate dehydrogenase has product MTLKTKTALVTGSTSGIGLAIARALAAEGANIVLNGFGDAQAVEEARAGIESTYGVKARYSAADMSEPDAIAAMVREAEETFGAVDVLVNNAGIQFVSPIEEFPAEKWEQIIAINLSSAFHTMHAAIPGMKARGWGRIINTASAHSLVASPFKSAYVAAKHGIAGLSKTAALELAPHRITVNCISPGYVWTPLVEAQIPDTMKARGLTKEQVIEDVMLKAQPTKEFVTVDQVAALAVFLCSDAASQITGANISMDGGWTAQ; this is encoded by the coding sequence ATGACCCTCAAGACCAAGACCGCCCTCGTGACCGGCTCGACCAGCGGCATCGGGCTCGCCATCGCGCGCGCCCTCGCGGCCGAGGGGGCCAACATCGTGCTCAACGGCTTCGGGGACGCGCAGGCCGTCGAGGAGGCCCGGGCGGGGATCGAGAGCACCTACGGGGTCAAGGCCCGGTACTCGGCCGCCGACATGAGCGAGCCCGATGCGATCGCCGCCATGGTGCGCGAGGCGGAGGAGACCTTCGGGGCGGTCGACGTGCTGGTCAACAACGCCGGCATCCAGTTCGTATCGCCGATCGAGGAGTTTCCCGCGGAGAAGTGGGAGCAGATCATCGCGATCAACCTGTCCTCGGCCTTCCACACGATGCACGCGGCGATTCCCGGGATGAAGGCGCGGGGTTGGGGGCGGATCATCAACACGGCCTCGGCCCACTCTCTGGTGGCCTCGCCGTTCAAGTCGGCCTACGTGGCGGCCAAGCACGGGATCGCGGGCCTGAGCAAGACGGCGGCGCTGGAACTCGCCCCGCACAGGATCACGGTGAACTGCATCTCGCCCGGCTACGTCTGGACGCCTCTGGTGGAGGCCCAGATCCCCGACACGATGAAGGCCCGCGGCCTCACCAAGGAGCAGGTGATCGAGGACGTGATGCTGAAGGCGCAGCCGACCAAGGAGTTCGTCACCGTCGACCAGGTGGCCGCGCTGGCGGTGTTCCTGTGCTCCGACGCGGCGAGCCAGATCACGGGCGCCAATATCAGCATGGACGGTGGCTGGACCGCGCAGTAG
- a CDS encoding esterase, with protein MAGLSVPALGRARRRACALVAAVLIAGGSARAADPAPGPLTIAEQGSFFVGGRDVQSDTLSTLPAYAPSGTISVDQIYVRYQIPVNAGRPPLVLIHGCCLTGKTWETTPDGRMGWDEYLVRRGFPTYVIDQAWRGRSAASPAQINAVKTGRADPNSLPAVFSAGREPAWAIFRFGPEYPKVFPGMQFPLEAQGEFWKQMVPDWSAALPVPNPTVPALSELAKRLKGAVLISHSQSGIYPFQTAALDRTGLRAIVAIEPAACPDPAKDDLAPYKDLPILVLFGDYVDASPRWAPRLKQCRSFVAAANAAGGKAELILLPEIGIHGNSHMLMQDKNSLDIADWLVGWIDKRAPGKS; from the coding sequence ATGGCAGGACTGTCAGTGCCCGCGCTCGGGCGCGCCCGGCGGCGGGCCTGCGCGCTGGTCGCAGCCGTGCTGATCGCCGGCGGCTCCGCGCGCGCGGCCGACCCGGCCCCCGGCCCGCTGACGATCGCCGAGCAGGGCAGCTTCTTCGTCGGCGGTCGCGACGTCCAGTCCGACACGCTCTCGACGCTGCCGGCCTACGCGCCGTCGGGCACGATCAGCGTCGACCAGATCTATGTCCGCTATCAGATCCCGGTGAACGCCGGACGGCCGCCGCTGGTCCTGATCCACGGCTGCTGCCTCACCGGCAAAACCTGGGAGACGACGCCCGACGGGCGCATGGGCTGGGACGAGTACCTCGTCCGGCGCGGCTTCCCGACCTACGTGATCGATCAGGCCTGGCGCGGCCGCTCGGCGGCGAGCCCGGCCCAGATCAACGCCGTGAAGACGGGGCGGGCCGACCCGAATTCCCTGCCGGCCGTCTTCTCGGCCGGCCGCGAGCCGGCCTGGGCGATCTTCCGGTTCGGGCCGGAATACCCGAAGGTGTTCCCCGGCATGCAGTTCCCCCTGGAGGCCCAGGGCGAGTTCTGGAAGCAGATGGTTCCCGACTGGTCGGCCGCCCTGCCGGTGCCGAACCCGACCGTGCCGGCCCTGTCGGAGCTCGCCAAGCGGCTCAAGGGCGCGGTGCTGATCTCGCACTCGCAATCGGGGATCTACCCGTTCCAGACCGCCGCCCTCGACCGGACCGGCCTGCGCGCCATCGTGGCGATCGAGCCGGCCGCCTGCCCGGACCCGGCGAAGGACGACCTCGCGCCCTACAAGGACCTGCCGATCCTCGTCCTGTTCGGCGACTACGTCGACGCCTCGCCCCGCTGGGCGCCGCGGCTCAAGCAGTGCCGCAGCTTCGTGGCGGCGGCGAACGCCGCGGGCGGCAAGGCGGAACTGATCCTGCTGCCGGAGATCGGCATCCACGGCAATTCGCACATGCTGATGCAGGACAAGAACAGCCTCGACATCGCCGACTGGCTGGTCGGCTGGATCGACAAGCGGGCGCCCGGCAAGTCCTGA
- a CDS encoding molybdopterin-binding protein, giving the protein MRFGTVPVAESAGLISAHTVRRADITLRKGAVIAQETAAGLARAGLSEIVAATLEPGDVGEDAAAARLAARLRGPNLRVEAPFTGRSNLFAEAAGVLTLDPARIDAVNAVDEAVTVATLPRFRPVVEGEMVATVKIIPYAVPGAVLARACAAAEGDVLAVAPYRRRRVAVVSTRLPSLKETTIDKTLRALADRLAPAGAAIVAETRVPHAGASVAVALAEVIDRAGAELVVVFGASAIADRRDVIPAGIAAAGGRVDHLGMPVDPGNLLLVGARGAVPVIGAPGCARSPKENGFDWILHRLLADLPVTRADIVTLGVGGLLMEIVSRPQPRAGGAAATDESEPGSADG; this is encoded by the coding sequence GTGAGATTCGGGACGGTCCCGGTCGCCGAATCGGCCGGGCTGATCAGCGCGCACACAGTGCGGCGGGCCGACATCACCCTGCGCAAGGGCGCCGTCATCGCGCAGGAGACCGCCGCCGGTCTGGCCCGGGCCGGCCTGTCGGAGATCGTGGCGGCGACGCTCGAACCCGGCGACGTCGGCGAGGACGCCGCCGCGGCGCGCCTCGCCGCGCGCCTGCGCGGGCCGAACCTGCGCGTCGAGGCGCCCTTCACCGGCCGCAGCAACCTGTTCGCCGAGGCGGCCGGGGTGCTCACCCTCGATCCGGCCCGGATCGACGCGGTCAACGCCGTGGACGAGGCGGTGACGGTGGCGACGCTGCCGCGCTTCCGGCCGGTGGTCGAGGGCGAGATGGTCGCCACGGTGAAGATCATCCCCTACGCGGTGCCGGGCGCCGTGCTGGCCCGGGCCTGCGCGGCCGCGGAGGGCGACGTCCTCGCGGTGGCGCCGTATCGCCGCCGCCGGGTGGCCGTGGTCTCGACGCGCCTGCCGAGCCTCAAGGAGACCACGATCGACAAGACGCTCCGGGCCCTGGCCGACCGTCTCGCGCCCGCCGGCGCCGCGATCGTCGCCGAGACCCGGGTGCCCCATGCCGGCGCGTCCGTGGCGGTGGCCCTGGCGGAGGTGATCGATCGCGCCGGGGCCGAGCTCGTCGTGGTGTTCGGCGCCTCGGCGATCGCCGACCGGCGCGACGTCATCCCGGCCGGCATCGCGGCGGCGGGCGGCCGGGTCGACCATCTCGGCATGCCGGTCGACCCCGGCAACCTGCTCCTCGTCGGCGCCCGCGGCGCCGTGCCGGTGATCGGCGCGCCGGGCTGCGCCCGCTCGCCCAAGGAGAACGGCTTCGACTGGATCCTGCATCGGCTCCTCGCGGACCTGCCGGTGACCCGGGCCGACATCGTCACCCTGGGCGTCGGCGGCCTGCTGATGGAGATCGTCTCGCGCCCGCAGCCCCGCGCCGGCGGCGCCGCCGCGACCGACGAGTCCGAGCCGGGCTCCGCGGATGGCTGA
- a CDS encoding alpha/beta hydrolase, translated as MSSQIVSRRVLLRFGALAGAAGLAPSLGACVTDDLGTGAALPEKQSALDVMPVLLVATTRKPVGNPPRPPYFSSDRGRGLSFAEVRLSPPDRSLLGKVSSVITGDWTIGAVPKSESGPGAAEAFSQAALGRDVLIYVHGYRESFESAAVSAARLSDGIRFRGVSGLFTWPSAAATLDYNYDRESALWSRDAFEDLLKALAASPSGGRINIVAHSMGTLLTLETLRMLRAEAGEAAMSRIGAVVLAAPDIDFDLFSNGVARLGPDVSKITVISSTNDRALELSAALAGGVRAGAADRAKLEALGVRVADASDYGGGLINHDLFLSNPDVQGVVKRAIARGAGV; from the coding sequence ATGTCGAGCCAGATCGTCTCACGCCGCGTCCTTCTCCGCTTCGGAGCCCTCGCGGGCGCCGCGGGTCTCGCCCCGTCGCTCGGTGCCTGCGTCACCGACGACCTCGGCACCGGCGCGGCCCTGCCCGAGAAGCAGTCGGCCCTCGACGTCATGCCAGTGCTGCTAGTCGCCACGACCCGCAAGCCCGTGGGCAATCCGCCCCGACCGCCGTACTTCAGCAGCGACCGCGGCCGCGGCCTGAGCTTCGCCGAGGTGCGCCTGTCGCCGCCCGACCGCTCGCTGCTCGGCAAGGTCTCGTCCGTCATCACCGGCGACTGGACCATCGGCGCAGTTCCGAAATCCGAGTCCGGCCCGGGCGCCGCCGAGGCCTTTTCCCAGGCTGCCCTCGGGCGCGACGTGCTGATCTACGTCCACGGCTACCGCGAATCGTTCGAATCCGCCGCCGTCAGCGCTGCCCGGCTCTCGGACGGGATCCGGTTCCGCGGCGTCTCCGGCCTGTTCACGTGGCCGTCGGCGGCCGCGACCCTCGATTATAATTACGATCGCGAGAGCGCCCTCTGGTCGCGCGACGCGTTCGAGGACCTGCTGAAGGCGCTCGCCGCCTCGCCCAGCGGCGGCCGCATCAACATCGTCGCGCACTCCATGGGCACGCTCCTCACCCTCGAGACCCTGCGCATGCTCCGCGCCGAGGCCGGCGAGGCGGCGATGTCGCGGATCGGCGCCGTGGTGCTGGCCGCGCCTGACATCGATTTCGACCTGTTCTCCAACGGCGTCGCCCGCCTCGGGCCCGACGTCTCGAAGATCACGGTGATCTCCTCCACCAACGACCGGGCGCTCGAACTCTCGGCGGCGCTGGCGGGGGGCGTGCGCGCCGGCGCGGCCGACCGCGCCAAGCTCGAGGCCCTCGGCGTCCGCGTCGCCGACGCCTCCGATTACGGCGGCGGCCTGATCAACCACGACCTGTTCCTCTCGAACCCGGACGTGCAGGGGGTGGTCAAGCGCGCCATCGCCCGCGGCGCCGGCGTCTGA
- a CDS encoding XdhC family protein, with amino-acid sequence MRSDVLAALNDARAARRAAILITDIADGAQRLVREDEIAADPLADVLAKHLAAGKSGLVEAGGRTLFLTVQVPPVRLVVVGAVHISQAMAPMAAGLDLALTVIDPRTAFATPERFPGTALVAEWPDAALGTSVPVLDRYCALAALTHDPKIDDPALKAALAAECFYVGALGSRKTHAARVARLTEAGFAPAQIGRIHAPIGLPIGAVSPAEIALAVLAEIVATLRRVPRPEVA; translated from the coding sequence ATGCGCAGCGATGTCCTGGCGGCGCTCAACGACGCGCGGGCGGCGCGCCGCGCCGCGATCCTCATCACCGACATCGCCGACGGCGCGCAGCGCCTCGTCCGCGAGGACGAGATCGCCGCCGATCCCCTCGCCGACGTGCTGGCGAAGCACCTCGCCGCCGGCAAGAGCGGCCTCGTCGAGGCGGGCGGCCGGACGCTGTTCCTCACCGTGCAGGTGCCGCCGGTGCGGCTCGTGGTGGTCGGCGCCGTCCACATCTCGCAGGCCATGGCGCCGATGGCGGCGGGGCTGGACCTCGCGCTCACGGTGATCGACCCGCGCACCGCGTTCGCGACCCCCGAGCGCTTCCCCGGCACCGCGCTGGTCGCCGAATGGCCGGACGCGGCCCTCGGGACCAGCGTGCCGGTGCTCGACCGCTACTGCGCCCTGGCGGCCCTGACCCACGATCCCAAGATCGACGATCCCGCGCTGAAGGCGGCGCTGGCGGCCGAGTGCTTCTACGTGGGCGCCCTCGGCTCGCGGAAGACCCACGCGGCGCGCGTCGCGCGGCTCACCGAGGCCGGGTTCGCGCCCGCCCAGATCGGCCGGATCCACGCGCCGATCGGCCTGCCCATCGGCGCCGTGAGCCCCGCCGAGATCGCCCTGGCGGTGCTCGCCGAGATCGTCGCCACCTTGCGCCGCGTGCCCCGTCCGGAGGTCGCGTGA
- a CDS encoding XdhC family protein: MLSTDTDILSAAQSWRRDGRAVALATVIETWGSAPRPVGSHLVVDGDGNFLGSVSGGCVEGAVITEAIEVIEAGAPRVLEFGVADETAWRAGLSCGGRIRVFVERVD; encoded by the coding sequence ATGCTCAGCACCGACACAGACATCCTCTCCGCCGCCCAATCCTGGCGGCGCGACGGCCGCGCCGTGGCCCTCGCCACCGTGATCGAGACCTGGGGCTCGGCCCCGCGACCGGTGGGCAGCCACCTCGTCGTCGACGGCGACGGCAATTTCCTGGGCTCCGTCTCCGGCGGCTGCGTCGAGGGCGCGGTGATCACCGAGGCGATCGAGGTGATCGAGGCCGGCGCGCCGCGCGTCCTCGAATTCGGCGTCGCGGACGAGACCGCGTGGCGCGCCGGCCTGTCCTGCGGCGGCCGGATCCGTGTCTTCGTCGAGCGGGTCGACTGA
- a CDS encoding pyridoxal phosphate-dependent aminotransferase, with amino-acid sequence MLHVVPAFSRIGEENAFAVLARAQALAAQGRDVINLGIGQPDMPTPAHVVEAGIKALRDGHHGYTPAVGIPPLREAVARDIHRRHGVEVSPDSVMIVPGGKVTMFMAILMFGAPGTEILYPDPGFPIYRSMIEFTGATPVPVPIREANGFAFSAAETLALITPRTRLLIVNSPANPTGGVTPKTEIDALVKGLAEHPDVAVLSDEIYGTMTYDGETHHSLLTYPEIRDRLVYLDGASKTYAMTGWRLGWSVWPKPLYDAARKLAVNAHSCVNAATQWAGIAALDGPQDCVAEMVAEFDRRRAIVVDGLNALPDVSCIAPKGAFYAFPNIARTGWKAKALASALLEETGVAVIGGPDFGVHGEGYLRLSYANSAENIRRALERMGAFLGERKPG; translated from the coding sequence ATGCTGCACGTGGTCCCGGCCTTCTCGCGCATCGGCGAGGAGAACGCCTTCGCGGTTCTGGCTCGGGCCCAGGCCCTCGCCGCCCAGGGGCGGGACGTGATCAATCTCGGCATCGGCCAGCCGGACATGCCCACGCCCGCCCACGTGGTCGAGGCGGGGATCAAGGCGCTGCGCGACGGCCACCACGGCTACACGCCGGCCGTCGGCATCCCGCCGCTCCGCGAGGCGGTGGCCCGCGACATCCACCGCCGCCACGGCGTCGAGGTCTCGCCGGATTCCGTGATGATCGTGCCGGGCGGCAAGGTCACCATGTTCATGGCGATCCTGATGTTCGGCGCGCCCGGGACCGAGATCCTGTATCCGGACCCCGGCTTCCCGATCTACCGCTCGATGATCGAGTTCACCGGCGCGACGCCGGTGCCGGTGCCGATCCGCGAGGCGAACGGCTTCGCCTTCTCGGCGGCCGAGACGCTGGCGCTGATCACGCCGAGGACGCGGCTGCTGATCGTCAACTCGCCCGCCAACCCCACCGGCGGCGTGACGCCGAAGACCGAGATCGACGCCCTGGTGAAGGGCCTCGCCGAGCACCCCGACGTCGCGGTGCTGTCGGACGAAATCTACGGCACCATGACCTACGACGGCGAGACCCACCACTCGCTGCTGACCTATCCCGAGATCCGCGACCGGCTGGTCTACCTCGACGGCGCGTCCAAGACCTACGCGATGACCGGCTGGCGGCTCGGCTGGTCGGTCTGGCCGAAGCCGCTCTACGACGCGGCGCGCAAGCTCGCGGTCAACGCGCATTCCTGCGTCAACGCGGCGACCCAGTGGGCCGGCATCGCGGCGCTCGACGGCCCGCAGGATTGCGTGGCCGAGATGGTGGCCGAGTTCGACCGGCGCCGGGCGATCGTGGTCGACGGGCTGAACGCCCTGCCGGACGTCTCCTGCATCGCGCCCAAGGGCGCGTTCTACGCCTTCCCGAACATCGCCCGGACCGGCTGGAAGGCGAAGGCCCTGGCCTCGGCCCTCCTGGAAGAGACGGGCGTGGCCGTGATCGGCGGTCCGGATTTCGGCGTTCACGGCGAGGGCTACCTCCGCCTGTCCTACGCCAACTCGGCCGAGAACATCCGGCGGGCTCTGGAGCGGATGGGCGCGTTCCTCGGCGAGCGGAAGCCGGGCTGA
- the meaB gene encoding methylmalonyl Co-A mutase-associated GTPase MeaB gives MTPSIDIESLRERLLRGDRAALARAITLAESKRADHRALAASLIDSVLPETGRAIRVGITGVPGVGKSTTIDALGSNLTEAGHKVAVLAVDPSSSRTGGSILGDKTRMARLSHDPGAFIRPSPSSGTLGGVAAKTRETMLLCEAAGFDVILVETVGVGQSETAVADLTDFFLVLMLPGAGDELQGIKKGILELADMIAVNKADAGEAEQRANAAASEYRAALHILTPASATWTPPVVTISGFHNLRLDALWAKIVDHREKLTATGEIQAKRRTQDVKWMWALVDERLHQRLVGSPEVRRRTAEAEAGVARGETSPAAGAAAIAELIGL, from the coding sequence ATGACGCCGTCCATCGACATCGAGAGTCTCCGGGAGCGCCTGCTGCGCGGCGACCGCGCCGCTCTGGCCCGCGCCATCACGCTGGCCGAGTCCAAGCGCGCCGATCACCGGGCGCTGGCGGCGAGCCTGATCGACTCGGTCCTGCCCGAGACCGGCCGGGCGATCCGCGTCGGCATCACCGGCGTACCTGGCGTCGGCAAGTCGACCACCATCGACGCCCTCGGCTCGAACCTGACGGAGGCCGGTCACAAGGTGGCGGTGCTCGCGGTCGACCCGTCGTCCTCGCGGACCGGCGGCTCGATCTTGGGCGACAAAACCCGGATGGCGCGGCTGTCGCACGATCCCGGAGCCTTCATCCGTCCCTCCCCGTCCTCCGGCACGCTCGGCGGCGTCGCGGCCAAGACCCGCGAGACCATGCTGCTCTGCGAGGCGGCGGGCTTCGACGTGATCCTCGTCGAGACGGTCGGCGTCGGCCAGTCGGAAACGGCCGTGGCCGACCTCACCGACTTCTTCCTCGTGCTGATGCTGCCCGGGGCGGGCGACGAGTTGCAGGGCATCAAGAAGGGCATTCTCGAACTCGCCGACATGATCGCCGTCAACAAGGCCGATGCGGGCGAGGCCGAGCAGCGCGCCAACGCGGCGGCCTCGGAGTACCGGGCGGCGCTGCACATCCTGACTCCGGCCTCCGCCACCTGGACACCGCCGGTGGTCACGATCTCGGGCTTCCACAACCTGCGGCTCGACGCCCTGTGGGCGAAGATCGTCGATCACCGGGAGAAGCTCACGGCGACCGGCGAGATCCAGGCGAAGCGCCGGACTCAGGACGTGAAGTGGATGTGGGCGCTGGTCGACGAGCGCCTGCACCAGCGTCTCGTCGGCTCCCCGGAAGTTCGCCGCCGCACGGCCGAGGCCGAGGCCGGCGTCGCCCGGGGCGAGACCTCCCCGGCCGCCGGCGCGGCGGCCATCGCCGAGTTGATCGGGCTCTGA
- a CDS encoding DUF533 domain-containing protein: MADSRRIVDALVRSRRGGLAAGAALCGLALIGSLAYRALRGAAPPEAGGPDFTQVAEDEARLMLRAMVAATTADGMVDAAERKRLDAAVAEAGLDPDGRSWLDRELADPADVDAIAERVASPDAAARIFAAARLAIDPDTLQERQFLKMLAEALDLPAETTERVERDIAA; this comes from the coding sequence ATGGCTGACAGCAGACGGATCGTCGACGCGCTGGTGCGTTCGAGGCGCGGCGGCCTCGCCGCCGGTGCCGCCCTCTGCGGGCTGGCGCTGATCGGCAGCCTCGCCTACCGGGCATTGCGCGGGGCGGCGCCGCCCGAGGCCGGCGGGCCGGACTTCACGCAGGTCGCCGAGGACGAGGCCCGGCTGATGCTGCGGGCCATGGTGGCGGCCACGACGGCCGACGGGATGGTCGACGCCGCGGAGCGCAAACGCCTCGACGCGGCCGTGGCGGAGGCGGGCCTCGATCCCGATGGCCGGTCCTGGCTCGACCGCGAACTCGCGGATCCCGCCGACGTCGACGCGATCGCCGAGCGGGTCGCGAGTCCGGACGCGGCGGCGCGGATCTTCGCGGCGGCGCGGCTCGCGATCGATCCCGACACGCTCCAGGAGCGTCAGTTCCTGAAGATGCTGGCCGAGGCCCTCGACCTGCCCGCGGAGACGACCGAGCGGGTCGAGCGCGACATCGCGGCCTGA